Proteins from a single region of Candidatus Margulisiibacteriota bacterium:
- a CDS encoding FAD/NAD(P)-binding protein, with protein MNCKNNIYRPIKAKTEQVITETPNIKTFVFRPEEPLAFLPGQFMLVTVPGVGECAFTPSSDYKKAATLEFTIMRSGSVTSLIHQLKEGDAVGLRGPYGKPYPLQDYHGKEIYVVGGGVGLAPLRALLYGLNHEIDHLKKVEVRFGSRSPQDICYREDLPNWQKRKKTNLVISVDTAATGWTGNVGLVTTILKDGDVDVKNAVAVVCGPPIMMKFVNRRLLDMGFAPKDIYLSMEKNMSCGVGKCFRCNLGKYFVCKDGPVFTWEQIKDIPEPW; from the coding sequence ATGAACTGCAAAAATAACATTTACCGGCCAATAAAAGCGAAGACCGAGCAGGTTATCACGGAAACGCCGAATATCAAAACATTCGTTTTCCGGCCGGAAGAGCCGCTCGCCTTTTTACCGGGCCAATTTATGCTGGTCACGGTGCCGGGGGTGGGCGAGTGCGCTTTTACCCCGTCTTCGGACTATAAGAAAGCCGCCACGCTCGAATTCACCATTATGAGGTCCGGGTCGGTCACCAGCCTGATCCACCAGTTAAAAGAGGGGGACGCGGTCGGTCTGCGCGGCCCGTACGGAAAGCCGTACCCGTTGCAGGACTATCATGGCAAGGAGATCTATGTGGTTGGCGGCGGCGTCGGGTTGGCTCCGCTCCGGGCACTCCTTTATGGCTTAAACCACGAGATCGACCACCTGAAAAAAGTTGAGGTCCGCTTTGGCTCACGCTCGCCGCAAGATATCTGCTACCGGGAAGATTTACCGAACTGGCAGAAGAGAAAAAAAACCAACCTGGTCATTTCGGTCGATACGGCAGCTACGGGCTGGACCGGCAACGTCGGCCTAGTGACGACGATCCTCAAGGATGGCGATGTTGACGTCAAAAACGCGGTGGCGGTCGTCTGCGGCCCGCCGATCATGATGAAATTCGTCAACCGGCGGCTGCTCGACATGGGCTTTGCCCCGAAAGATATCTACCTTTCGATGGAAAAGAACATGAGCTGCGGAGTGGGCAAGTGCTTCCGCTGCAATCTCGGCAAGTATTTTGTCTGCAAGGATGGCCCAGTGTTCACCTGGGAGCAGATCAAGGACATACCGGAACCATGGTAA
- a CDS encoding molybdopterin-dependent oxidoreductase, with the protein MVTTTSNFSAKGGSASGGKPQTSKSMCLFCSLGCGTAFRMRGEEAIAIDYDSENPINLGALCPRGHYNLEYLNHPQRLTAPRLGPRPVSWEEAANFIKQELNIFAKDEFGILVSCLTSNEDTAAIANLAKTLGIRNVLSAGSAADLEAYEGFKWEVPGAELATLEDIETADALLIVGDLLTRTPVLSKRVNQVKYGKRGNKIIVIDPNRTHTAWFATDHLACRPGTEAVVLAALSGDLPVAEAAEVTGLPANRLTAAANDFKAAAKGTVLYVPQEGAQRHDLGVYCAKKIAAASPNKKYIVLYQFGNTLGVNTIIDREAPEHPTYHDLLAKIERNEVKALLMFGEDISSGHPELQKKFRMLKFVAFSGHFESESPAIYDTSVLLPQATQMEAAGSYRLADGRLEKLAPVAAPAGERTCAEICRMIGGNLVGGPAAPELVSKKKEPAEIVAGLKAIEPLAAMPLEPITHFGNDHLVKNFFWYRVNNG; encoded by the coding sequence ATGGTAACAACAACTTCAAACTTCTCCGCCAAAGGCGGATCCGCCTCCGGCGGAAAACCTCAAACTTCAAAATCGATGTGTTTGTTTTGCTCGCTGGGGTGCGGGACGGCGTTCCGGATGAGGGGGGAAGAGGCGATCGCGATCGATTACGACAGCGAAAACCCGATCAATCTGGGGGCGCTCTGCCCGCGGGGGCACTACAACCTGGAATATCTCAACCACCCACAGCGCTTAACCGCGCCGCGGCTGGGCCCCCGGCCGGTCAGCTGGGAAGAGGCGGCTAACTTCATTAAACAAGAACTGAACATTTTCGCCAAAGACGAATTTGGCATCCTGGTCTCCTGCCTGACCAGCAACGAAGACACGGCGGCGATCGCAAATTTAGCTAAAACACTCGGAATCAGAAATGTCCTTTCGGCCGGGTCGGCCGCCGATCTGGAAGCATATGAAGGTTTTAAGTGGGAAGTTCCTGGCGCCGAACTGGCGACGCTGGAGGATATCGAAACAGCCGACGCCCTGCTGATCGTCGGCGACCTGCTGACCCGGACGCCGGTCCTTTCGAAACGGGTCAACCAGGTCAAATACGGCAAACGAGGGAACAAGATCATTGTCATCGACCCGAATCGGACGCATACTGCCTGGTTCGCGACCGATCACCTGGCCTGCCGGCCGGGAACGGAAGCGGTCGTTCTGGCGGCGTTGAGCGGCGACCTGCCAGTTGCCGAAGCGGCCGAGGTCACCGGTTTGCCGGCCAACCGGCTGACCGCGGCGGCGAATGACTTTAAGGCGGCGGCCAAAGGGACGGTCCTCTATGTGCCGCAAGAGGGGGCGCAGCGCCACGACCTAGGAGTCTATTGCGCCAAAAAGATCGCGGCCGCTTCACCTAATAAGAAATATATCGTTCTCTACCAGTTCGGCAACACGCTTGGGGTGAACACGATCATTGACCGGGAGGCGCCGGAACACCCGACTTATCACGACTTGCTGGCCAAGATCGAACGGAACGAGGTCAAAGCGCTCCTGATGTTCGGGGAAGATATCTCGTCCGGCCATCCGGAACTGCAGAAAAAGTTCCGGATGCTGAAGTTCGTCGCTTTTAGCGGCCATTTCGAAAGCGAATCGCCGGCGATCTACGATACCAGCGTCCTCCTGCCGCAAGCGACCCAGATGGAAGCGGCGGGGAGTTACCGGTTGGCCGATGGGCGACTGGAAAAATTGGCGCCGGTCGCCGCCCCGGCTGGGGAGAGGACCTGCGCCGAGATCTGCCGGATGATCGGCGGTAATTTGGTTGGCGGGCCCGCAGCGCCGGAGCTCGTGAGCAAAAAGAAAGAGCCGGCGGAGATCGTCGCCGGTTTGAAAGCGATCGAACCGTTGGCCGCGATGCCGCTCGAACCGATCACCCATTTCGGCAATGACCATCTGGTCAAGAACTTTTTCTGGTACAGGGTGAACAATGGCTAA
- a CDS encoding 4Fe-4S dicluster domain-containing protein, with amino-acid sequence MAKRVYLNLDLCCGCRSCAAACAYGHHLQSLLGHSRLKNDAELPLHCLHCDQPACAAACPNEAMKKMDDGTVLRSQFKCVGCRSCAVACPFGVIQTTLEKHLTPKCDLCLDRLAEGERPRCVATCTSGALSFVEADEQVVDEQKNLTSVRMLSNFIGRRR; translated from the coding sequence ATGGCTAAACGGGTTTATCTGAATTTGGACCTCTGTTGCGGCTGCCGGAGCTGTGCTGCGGCCTGCGCTTACGGGCACCATTTGCAGTCGCTCCTGGGCCATTCACGGTTAAAAAACGATGCCGAGCTGCCCCTCCACTGCCTCCATTGCGACCAGCCGGCCTGCGCCGCGGCCTGTCCGAACGAGGCGATGAAAAAAATGGACGATGGGACCGTCCTGCGCAGTCAATTTAAGTGTGTCGGCTGCCGGAGCTGTGCCGTCGCCTGCCCGTTCGGCGTGATCCAGACAACGCTGGAAAAACACCTGACCCCAAAATGCGATCTCTGCCTCGACCGCCTGGCGGAAGGGGAGCGCCCGCGCTGCGTGGCAACCTGCACTTCCGGGGCGTTGTCATTCGTGGAAGCGGACGAACAGGTCGTCGACGAGCAAAAAAACCTGACATCGGTTAGAATGTTGTCTAACTTCATCGGTAGGAGGAGATAA